The Pseudomonas sp. Marseille-Q3773 DNA window GCCTGTTCGACGAGCAACCGGAGTTCGCCGATATCGCCAGCAATGCCAACCTGCAGGACGACATGATCGTACAGATCCCCGAAGCGCTGACCGCGCTGTTCCTGCTGCTGCACGCTCCTGACGAGAAACCGGCGCTGCTCAAGCCTCGCCACCACTGAGTCGCCTGTGCGCTACGTGCTGCTGGCCACTGGCTGGCTCAGCGTTGCGCTGGGGGTGCTGGGGATTTTCCTGCCGGTCCTGCCCACCACCCCGTTCCTGCTGCTGGCGGCGGCCTGCTTTGCCCGCAGCTCGCCGCGCTTTCACCACTGGCTGGTCCACCACCCCAAACTCGGGCCGTGGATTCGCGACTACCTCAGTGGTGAAGGCATCCCCCTCAAGGGCAAGCTCTACGCCATCGGCCTGATGTGGGCCAGCATCGGCCTGTCATGCTACCTGGTCCCCCTGTTCTGGGCCCGCGCTTTCATGCTGGCCAGCGCTGTACTGGTGAGCTTGTATATCCTCAGCCAGAAAACCCTGCCCAAGCCGAAGTGACATTTTTTTGTCGCCAAATATCAATTTTGCCTAGCTACGTGCGCGCTTATCCAAAATCGTTCTGGAACCCGCGCAAACCTCTCTATCCACTGGCTTTTCAGGGCTTTCAACGCGCTATCGATCTTCCAGGCAGGTCCAGTTTTTAGACTTTCCAGCGCTTACATGGAAATTTGATATGAATAAATCTTCTTATCTATCGCGTTGAATGTACTTAGCTGTGTCGT harbors:
- a CDS encoding YbaN family protein, which translates into the protein MRYVLLATGWLSVALGVLGIFLPVLPTTPFLLLAAACFARSSPRFHHWLVHHPKLGPWIRDYLSGEGIPLKGKLYAIGLMWASIGLSCYLVPLFWARAFMLASAVLVSLYILSQKTLPKPK